The proteins below are encoded in one region of Hordeum vulgare subsp. vulgare chromosome 3H, MorexV3_pseudomolecules_assembly, whole genome shotgun sequence:
- the LOC123442290 gene encoding uncharacterized protein LOC123442290, with protein MQGGCIADIGSCGTGFDSASGSVRTKKFRTKGSELADRKGEKNKAMPRAPSICCSSIDEALSFSSRARCNKRLVLFPSREPRERPAPRRAKLIFKTGSSGALKRAGPLKNREIVRKAMSGKVSDLHLSAIVN; from the exons ATGCAAGGAGGATGTATAGCTGATATAGGATCTTGTGGAACTGGATTTGATTCTGCAAGCGGTTCGGTACGAACGAAGAAATTTCGAACAAAAGGATCGGAACTCGCTGATAGGAAAGGAGAGAAAAACAAAGCAATGCCAAGAGCTCCGTCAATCTGCTGTTCATCGATAGACGAAGCTCTCTCTTTTTCATCTCGTGCCAGATGTAACAAAAGATTAGTCCTTTTTCCTTCTCGCGAACCACGGGAGCGCCCAGCGCCCAGAAGAGCAAAGCTCATTTTCAAAACAGGGTCAAGCGGCGCATTAAAAAGGGCTGGCCCGTTAAAA AACAGAGAGATTGTACGGAAGGCCATGTCAGGAAAAGTGTCTGACCTTCACCTGAGTGCCATCGTGAATTGA
- the LOC123445687 gene encoding NADH dehydrogenase [ubiquinone] iron-sulfur protein 3 codes for MDNQSIFQYSWEILPKKWVHKMKRSEHGNRSYTNTDYPFPLLCFLKWHTYTRVQVSIDICGVDHPSRKRRFEVVHNLLSTRYNSRIRVQTSADEVTRISPVVSLFPSAGRWEREVWDMSGVSSINHPDLRRISTDYGFEGHPLRKDFPLSGYVEVRYDDPEKRVVSEPIEMTQEFRYFDFASPWEQRSDG; via the coding sequence atgGATAACCAATCCATTTTCCAATATAGTTGGGAGATTTTACCCAAGAAATGGGTACATAAAATGAAAAGATCGGAACATGGGAATAGATCTTATACCAATACTGACTACCCATTTCCATTGTTGTGCTTTCTAAAATGGCATACCTATACAAGGGTTCAAGTTTCGATCGATATTTGCGGAGTGGATCATCCCTCTCGAAAACGCAGATTTGAAGTTGTCCATAATTTACTGAGTACTCGGTATAACTCACGCATTCGTGTACAAACAAGTGCAGACGAAGTAACACGAATATCTCCGGTAGTCAGTCTATTTCCATCAGCCGGCCGGTGGGAGCGAGAAGTATGGGATATGTCTGGTGTTTCTTCCATCAATCATCCGGATTTACGCCGTATATCAACAGATTATGGTTTCGAGGGTCATCCATTACGAAAAGACTTTCCTCTGAGTGGATATGTGGAAGTACGCTATGATGATCCAGAGAAACGTGTGGTTTCTGAACCCATTGAGATGACCCAAGAATTTCGCTATTTCGATTTTGCTAGTCCTTGGGAACAGCGTAGCGACGGATAA